ATAATTTGCGACTTACCTGACAGCTTACCGGACGGAACTAAGTACCATAATAGTGTTCGGTAACATACAACTCTTACAGGAACACGAAACCAAACGATAAACGAAAGAAATGTCATGTTACAGGTTAAACTAAATTCAGCTAGGTTAAAGTGATTTCAATATATAATTTATCTTAAACTATTTACCTAGGCTAAAAtgtttcaaaccagtttattatcaactgtctaaaaaagggtttGCCCTGCCCTTTTCTTCCgggatgtaataaaaaaaacgGGGCTTGGATTTTTAGGGGGGTTAAGAAAGAAAGCAATAAatagaaaggaaataaaaaaagaaaggaaaaagcgAAATCATTCTTGCAAATCTTCTTTTCTCTGCTTTCTCCTCATGTCCCTCATGTACCTAGTCCTCTGTTGCTACTCACAATCGTTACCAGTCACCCAGCATCTCTTTCCTCTCAAACCTTCCATGCCACTCCTGAGATTCCAACCACTCCCCACGTACAATTGTGATCGTCCTCTTCAGTTACCGCTACGCCATCGGGTTCAAAACTGCCGTCCGTTTTTTTCTACCAAGGAGTCtaagctatttccaagcctCTGCGGTAGCTACATTTTTGCACATGCGTAAATGACACAATGTGAGACTTATAGCTTATCACCCGTTATGTTTACCGATGGAACTGCCAACGGCAGTGTTTGTGTGAACTCTGAGTTCTTTaagttaaagtgcctataaacccgaaatttttttcttgcttcgagaaatctttgtatcgctctgagcaaaatggcgcaaaaatttctgtttttggttaaaaccggaattttttacgaatttttaaaGTGCGGTGTTCTCTGCCCGCGACCGGGTAAAAGGGAGACTGGGCCTAGTGACGTAATTCCCGGACATTAGCATCAGGCAAATCAACAGAGGAGACGCGTAGTTTTGTAGTTTTCCCTGCGTGCcggtgaaaacaatttctgtTCGGCTGACGTTCGTAACCAGCGTACGTGTTAATCAAGAAATGGCTTCGAACGACTTCATTCTGTCCTCCGGTTCAGATACGGAAGTTTCAGAAATGGAAGATTACGAGCTGGAAGTTGAAGGTTCGCCAAACTCGAGCTTTGCGGCCAGCGATGAGGAAGACACGCACGAGGCATATGCTGACGATCCCCTAGCGGACGAAGAGTGGCTAGAGTTGTACTTCTTCCTTCGCTTTTGCTTTTCGCTTTCACTTTTACCGTAAAACGGTATGGGATGAAGCAGTATCCCTTTCTCTTTGCTTCGAACATTGCTACAACCGAAAACAACACATTTCTCAGGCATGGCTTCACCTCTGATGGAAGTCACAACTTGCGAAACTTACAGTCCGGGTTTTACGTCACGAATTACACTCGACCCATTCCCTTTCGGCAAGCTCACCAGCTCGGTAATGGGTTTTCGAATCTCGCGTCTCCGCCACTTCGAAAATTCGAAAAAAAACCGGTTTTAACCAAAAGCAAAAatttttgcgccattttgctcagagcgatacaaagatttctcgaagcaaaacaaaaaattcgggtttataggcactttaaggaaATGGTGAACGAGCCGTAAACACCCCACAAAATATATAAATAGCAAAACAACATCATTTATTGTTGGCGACTGTTACGCAGAAGCTAAAGGATGGTTAAATTTATCTGAAGAACAGTGAAAATGCCCAGATCTCTCCAGTCAAACAAGAGCGAAAATTGCCTGTAAGGAATGTGCTCCTGATCGTCAACAGTGACAACAAAATGTTGTTCCGAAAAAGGAATTACATAGAACACTCTCAGAAGCACATTTACTTAAAGTACCGCGCAAAAATAAGTTTTCTGACTTTCCCATAAACACAACATGAGATATATTCACGGTGAACCAAGGAATCCACTGATCGACTCAGGATCTACTTGAACAGGCAAACATTTGcagtttaattaaagaaaagaacttttcaCACAGAAGGAGAAGACAAAAAAGTCGAATTTATTGGTAGCACAAAAGTTCAACCCAGCGCAGCAATTAATCTTCCCGCCAAAGTCAAGAAATGCTGCAAACAGTGAAAGAAGATAAAAACTAAGTTTATAAAAGGGTGACAATGTTggtcaaagaaaaatatattacaatctgcagtgcaaaagattttttaaggTCAACTTAGGCTTAATTTTGGTTAACATACATggaaatcaattgacttattattcAAAAGTAAACAATGAAGAGAACTTTATAGGGTTGAGCATGTTTGTCGTTTTAGTGTAATGGTGAAGACTACAGatctggagggtccgagttcgtGTACCGGCAAGTACACAGTACAGATCTTTATTCCTTACTATATTGTAACGTTCATAAGTGTATGAATGAAGAAAGTGATAAGATAATACGAAACATTGAGAAGATGTGTTGAGGTGCGTAAGACAAAGCTTGAGAAAAGTTATAAGTGTTTTCAGTTCCTTTTGGGGAGGTAACTAGGCgaagtgcatattcaacctaggtaaaatgaagatcaccTTTTTTAACCTAGGGAAAAACGGCTTCatcctgagaccggatttgaccaaCAACATATACAAGTACTTGCTAATAAATGATGGATTTTTCTTGCTGTTTAGCACTTTCAATTTAAACCTAGCTTAACATAAAATGACCTAAGCTGGAATCATtttaacctgaatttaatttcagccTGTAACATATAGCCGAAATGAAGAAGTGATTCTAGCACTTGTCTGGACGATTTAAGCAGTTGTCTCTTATGGACACCTGAAACATTCGGGTGGCTTCAACGGTATTCCAGTcaatgacctctgtgatgctggTGCAGTGCtcttccaactgagctatgaagccacacaggtCAATtcgttgggctcatttgttcccacatatttgaagtgcgggtaaTAGCTCAAATGTAGAAGCTCAGTCCTGGTGATATCCTGGTTTGAGTGAATTTACAATGCCGTACTGTTTCAGTGGAGTCTCCGTACAAATTACGACACATTGGTGTCTTATAGATCTTATCATCATTATGTTTGATCGATGTGAAACGTCAACTATAAAATGTCAAGGTATTTATAGCCTTCCTCTTTCACGTCTCTAATATTCTGGTGGTCTGATAGGTATATTCTGCAGCTGCCGGCCTGTCCTGCTCTTCTTATTTCTAGGACAGCACACTAGTCTAGCCCAAATGGCATTTTAATATCTCAAGATATTACAAGTCAGCGGTCAGCATGAGAGCTGGACGTGCTTTAGCTCGCTCTCTCCATTTTCTATTATTTTCGACTTTTTGGTGCGTTAGTGTTTCATCCAACATTGCAATATGCCCCCCGATATTTAGTGACACTTCTTTTGGGACTGTTGGCGAGCTTTTACATTGTACTGAAGTCCCACTTTTGTACTAtatttttgtcatttgtttGTTACATAAGCGTAAGAGGCATTTCTTCTTTCGTAAAATTAGGTATTATAACAATTCATCTGCCTCATTCCAACTGGATAACTTATTGTTATGTGGGGATATTCATCCGAATCCTGGTTATGGCAGTACTGCACACGACAACATTACTCATGTTAGAAGAAAGCAGTCCACGTGGAAGCATCCGTGTGGAGTTTGCTCTAATTCTGTTCGCTCAAATCAAAAAGGAGGTCTCTCTGACGGCTGTTGTAGATGACACCATATCAAGTGTATCAACATGGATATCAGAACATATATTGATTTGGGTTCCTCCGATGAAACTTGGTACTGTTCCAATTGTACTTTTCTCTTTAACTTCGCCGATACGTTCCTCGAGGAATCTACTACGGGAGATATCAATGCCAGTTTACAGTCGTCGCTTTCAGGTTCTACTGACTGTGTGCGATATATTTTTaccaaagttttatttttaaatgccAGAAGTATACGGAACAAAGTTTTTGACCTACAAGCATTGCTATTTATGGATTCGTTTGATGTTGTTGTTATAGTTGAGACATGGCTGGATCGTAAATATCAGGACTTTGAACTCAAGCTTGAAGGCTATAATATTTTTCGGAAGGATAGATGTAATAGACGGGGTGGTGGAGTGCTCATAGCTGTCAGGAATCATATTTCTTGTATTCACAGGTCTGACCTGGAAGTTAAGTTAGAAATGATAGCTCTTGAAATTCGTCCAAACCCTACTATTTGTGTACTCCTTTCTGCATTTTATAGACTACCGGACGCAGATGAGTTATTTTTGTCACAATTAAGAGAGTTTTTGGTTAAATATTCAAGAACAGGTCTTTCAAATCTTGTTGTAACTGGTGACTTTAATTTTCCACATATTGATTGGAATCTTGGATGCCCTACGAAGCCAGACCCTGAAACTGAGGATCTTTGTAATATTCTGGATGATTTCTTTTTGGTACAAAAGAACCTCCATGCAACTCGAGATCTAAGAAATTCTGGACCTTCTGGCAATATTTTGGATCTGGTCCTAACCAATAATGACATCCTGGTTGAGGATGTAGTGGTGCATCCGCGTGCATTTGACTCAGACCATCATTCAATTACCTTTAAGTTTCATGCTGAGATGAGAAGGCCTAAGAATATTCAGGGAAAGGTATATTGCTACAAAAAGGTTGATTTTAAAGGTTTGCAGGAGACCTTACAATCTATTTCCTGGAATCTAGTTACATGCGATAACTGTATTGATACAGGTCTGATAAAGTTTCAGGATCTTCTGTTTTGCTGCTGTCAATCAACATATACCACAGATAACACTCAAGCGACGCTCTAGGCCTCCCTGGATTTGTAACGATATAATGAAACTAAttaggaagaagaggaaatTATGGAAGCAACTCAAATCTAATGGTTTATCATATTCTTAAAATTCAAGGAGctgagaaagaaaacaaagagacTTATTAATACAAGTTATGATAATTATCTTAAATCTCTCTCTGGGAAACTTCAGGACAATCCCAAACATTTCTGGTCATTTTACTCCGTTAAATCTAAAACTAAGAGAATTCCAGAGACTGTTATTATGATAATGTTTGTTCTACAGACACGTCTTCCAAAGTGGAACTTTTTAATAAGTTCTTCCACTCAATTTATTCAATAGATTCAGTTGATGTTAACAGCCCGACTACAGATGTTGTGAATCCAAACTTGTTACTGAACGTTACAACTACAGCATTTGAAGTGCAGGGAATTCTAAGAAGGTTTGACATCCATAAATCACCTGGTGTGGATAATATACCATCCAGAATTCTACAAATCTGTGCGAAGAAATTGTCGGTTCCCTTGTCCCATTTGTTTAATCTATCTCTAAGGTCAGGAGTCATGCCCACTTTGTGGAAATCCGCTAACATCACTCCAATACATAAGACCAATAATAAGGAATTTGTGGAAAATTACAGATCAATTTCCCTGTTACCTATTCCAGCAAAATGTTTGGAGCGTCTTGTGCATACTGCTATTTATGCATATGTTTCGCCTTATTTAGCGGAGTGGCAGCATGGATTCGTAAAGGGGAAATCATGTGAGACACAGTTGGTCCTCACTCATCCTCAATGGGTCACAGCTTTGGACGAGGGACGACAGGTGGATATTGCTTTCTTAGACTTCTCCAAGGCTTTTGACAGAGTGAATCATTCAATCTTACCGCGGAAGCTCTGTGGTTTTGGAATTTCTGGCTCCCTACTACAGTGGTGTGAGAGGTACTTGAGTAATCGTTGGcaaagaactgtgttggatgGTGTCTCCTCCACCTGGCTAGAAGTTCCGTCTGGTGTCCCACAGGGCTCCATTTTGGGGTCGTtatcttttttagtttttattagTGAGTTACCCGATGTCGTTCTCCCTGGAAATACTATTGCgctttttgctgatgattgTAAAATTTCAAGAGTCATTGATGATGCTAGTgatcaatgttgttttcaacGGGACCTGGATAATCTTCATCAGTGGAGTATTCGCAATGCCATGGTTTTTAAtgtcaaaaagtgaaaaaagttaTAAGATTAACAAAGAAAAGGCAACCTTTAGTCTCTAATTATTCCTTGGATAATTCTCCTTTGAAAGAAGTTAAATAATTCAAAGACTTGGGAGTTACAACTACTGATAATTTTAACTGGAACTCGTACATTGATATTATTGTGTCGAAAGCAAACAGAATGTTAGGGTTAATTAAAAGGACATGTAGAGGTCTGGACGATACTAAGACTCTGAGAACTCTCTACTGCCCATTGGTTTGATCGAATGTTGAATACTGCTGTGTGGTATGGTCACCCTGTACCAAAAATAACAtagaaaaagttgaaaagtacAAAGAAGAGCAACCACGTTCATTTTGAAGACTGAGGACAATTATGAGACCCGTTTAAAAGAAACTAAATTTGATGTCACTTAAAAATAGGAGAATTCTAGTTGATGATACTTTTTTATATAAAGCTCTCAATGGAATAAGTGATATCAATATTGATTCTTACGTTGATTTTTATTCTGATGCTGATCACTGTTCATTTAGGAAATATGATGATTTATCTCttaaaaagaaatatgcaagaaCAAATCCACTCCAATATAGTTTTTTTTCACAGGATAGTTGACTCCTGTAATCTTCTGCCCTACGATATTCGTAAGGCAGTAAGTGTTAATATTTTTAAGTGGGGAGTTAAGAAGGATTTATTGGACAATACATTAAATTAGTTATCCATTGttgaattattgattttatttcgATTTTACTACTGTATTTTCGTATTTTGTATTAGTATATATTCATTGGTgatctgtttttttctttttttgtgggGACCTGGACTCCTTTACGGATTATCCATATGgctattaatattattcttaGTAATATGCATTACCTTTGATGCCatttaattgtaaaaaaaaaaaaaaaaaaaaaagaggaaatatTTACCACCTTAATAAGCGAGTCTAGTTGGTCTTTTATAGCCACGTTCAACCTCAGATCGTCTATGAAAAGTAAGGGATTAATTGGCTTCACATCCTTTGCCAGTCTGTATCCAGCTCTCAACTTTCGAAATACTAGAGTCACTGTCTTCCAGGTCACCACAATGTTTCTTAGTATAGAGATCATATTCTATATGATCTCCAGGCTTTTTAGCATCCACGAAAGTGGCACCATGTCATATGCCTCCTCGAAGACTACCCAAGCCATTGACAAATTGTCAACCTTCCCCGGCAGTTCTTCAAGAGTGCCCAGCTTGTGTACAATCAATTGGTCTTTCGTTTCTTGGAATCCCTTCCTGGAACGCTTCTGTTTATCTGCTAGAAGTCCGTTTCTCTCCAAGTTATGGTATAACTGCTCCCCGTGATCGATTCCTGTCATTAACTTGCACTACATTGGCAAGCAGAAAATAGGGAGCTAGTTTCTGGCCTCAAAAGCCTTTGCTCCCTCCTTCTGAATCAAAACTGTTCTTCCTCTGAACATCCACTCCGGTACATTTCCTTGATGTACACAGTGCTACAGTGTTGCAGGTTTTTTTAACCAGTACCACCCCTGAACCAGATCCGGAGCGGCTGTAGTTTTTTCCAGTTTTAATGCCTTCGGAAGGATGTTGATATCCTTCCTCTTGCAACTCTGTTGCACTGAATTCCTATTCAACTTCCTCTAGCCGAGATACCATCCCATTGACTAATTTCATCCGACCAGATCCTGCTCCAATATCTGGTTCTTTTGGTGGAGTCAGGTAACTTTGTTTCTCCTCCTTTCTTTCAATTTGGTGTTTTGAAAAACAGTTTCTAATAATTATCTTGAAACGGTTAGTTTTGTTTGAACTGTTGACATCTTTCGCCATACCTTTTGATCTTATTTCTACCTGCATTTTAATTCCATCTGCCTTTTAATACGTCCTTAACACACAAACTGCTGATTTCCTCAAGACTTCCTCAGTTTTACTCAGGCTATTTTTCTTGATTCGTCTTTTCCAGAATGGCACTCCAAGTaatcttcctttcctttcagtgtgaCACAGTAGATAACTCAGCTCTGTGATGTTATGGCTGTGAATCCTCTTGACTGCCTCATTAACTTTTCCAACTTCTGTCTTCAGCTTTTCGCTAGCACATGACTTCAGTGATCGTAATCATGCTCTCTGTTTCAGACGGATCACTTTTAGAATCCTGTCAGGGAGAGCATCGAAGTCAGGGCTGATCTCTCTTGTGGATCTTCAACTTGAGATACAATGGTTTCTCCTTCAGGTGGTATGTTGTATTCACTCCGGTGTCGCTCTTGGATAACaggtgtttttttgttgttgttataatcTGGTGTATCTGTtgcaatatatattttttttgtaatataaaactttttattattgTGTTACACCTAAACAATACATACAACGCTTATAAATTACTTAATAATACAAATCACACCATTAATTacaatatcaaaacaaaatagactacTAATTACAACTCAGTAAATAACTACAAGATAACACTACTACATTAACACTCTTACAATAAATTTGAACAACAacagttaaaattaaataaataacacaaataattatcttcatcatcatcatcattattattgtcaaagaataataataaaaagtcatAAGAGAGACACATGGAGAACACCCACACTACAAGCCTACATATGCATATGCCAAAtgcttttcccatttcttggtaTGTTTAGTTAGTGGACCGATGGGTCAATGGAGCAATCAGTCAACAAGGCTTGGATTTTcaggattttattgaaaaacaatAATGTGGTAATCTGAAGCTGCAATTGCAAAATCAAAGAATATTGGAAACAAATACCTTTCTAACGAAAAAGCCAGAAAAAGGGGTTACGAAATCAAAGTACTTACATTTGTCCAGCCTTGTCAGGTACATAGATTTAAAGTCAGAAAAATACAAACTTCCAATTGAAAAAAGGCCCTTAATTAAAAACACCCTAGTAAACCATGCATTACGAATACTAAAAAAGACGTGTTACATATAAAATCACGTGAGCTTAATGGCCGTAAATTAGAGTCCAGTCCGTTGCGATTTCGGTAACGCAACATTCCCCCCCGCAATGGGGAATCCCATTCTATTCAGGAAAGCCTTCGGCAGGATAAATTAGGCAAATCTTGGTGATGGGATGCATATACGTCCCTGAAGAACTCTTGATTTGAACGTTTCGTACAATGCCATCTTCTCCTGGGAACACGTGAAGAATTCTGCCTGCGCTCCATTTTCCGCGAACTGGGTTTGCATCTGCTACGATAACAAAGTCGTCAACTGCTACATTTCTTCTTTGGACATGCCATCTCTTTCTGGGTACAAGGCGTGGGAGGACATCTCGAGCCCATTTCTTCCAGAAAGAGTCAACTATTTTCTGGCAGAATTCAAATCGATGACGGGGATTCTCCGTACGGCGGAATGGACCCTGAGGAACTGTACTTGATGCTCTCCCCAATAGGATATCGTTTGGGCACAGATAGGCCCCATCGTCGGGGTCGTTTGGAATCCTACCAATGGGTCGTTGATTGACCAAATTTGCCACTTCAAGAAGACAGGTATAGAGCTCAAAGGGAGTAAGCACCGTGTCCCCAATAGCTTTCTTGAGTGCTTTCTTCACGTTTTTAACCATAGCTGCCGAACAACCATTCTGGTGAGGGGCACTGGGCGTGgtaaattgccatttcattcCTCGGTCGGCACAGAATTCTTTAAGTTGTCTTTGATTCCATCCTTCTAGCATCAGGCGTAGTTCATTCTCGGCTCCTAACATTTGTGAACCATTGTCGGATATAAGGACTTTGGGATAACCACGTTAGGACAAAAACCTCCTCAGGACCTGCAGGAACTCCATTGTAGTGAGGTCGATAGCCAGCTCACAATGAATGGCTCTTGTGTTGAGGCATGTGAATATTACCCCATAATGCTTCGCGAATTTGTTCCTTCCGACTTTGACTTTCATTGGTCCAAAGTAGTCACATGAAGTGTATAGGAATGGGGGTGTGTAAGGCTGTTGGCGACAACCAGGTAAGTTCGCCATGAACTGGGATTCTACCTTGGCTTATGTTTCTTTGCAGAAGGTACATCGTTGTTTTACAATCTTGGCAATGTTGGTTCCTTTGACTATCCAATAATTTCGTTTGGTCTTGGCGGTCGTTGCGGCAACACCTGGATGTCCTATTCGGTGTGCATTGCGAGTGATCAGAGTGGATATCCAATGGTCATGAGGCAAGAGCGCAGGGTGATTTCCTACATAGGACAGCAGGTCTGGGTTGACACGCCCACCGACTCTTATGATACCTTTCCCGTCGAAAAACGGACTAAGCGTTTTTAAGTCTCCTTTTTCCATTCTCTTATAAAGGCTACTCTGCGCTTG
Above is a window of Montipora capricornis isolate CH-2021 chromosome 6, ASM3666992v2, whole genome shotgun sequence DNA encoding:
- the LOC138053902 gene encoding uncharacterized protein encodes the protein MLGAENELRLMLEGWNQRQLKEFCADRGMKWQFTTPSAPHQNGCSAAMVKNVKKALKKAIGDTVLTPFELYTCLLEVANLVNQRPIGRIPNDPDDGAYLCPNDILLGRASSTVPQGPFRRTENPRHRFEFCQKIVDSFWKKWARDVLPRLVPRKRWHVQRRNVAVDDFVIVADANPVRGKWSAGRILHVFPGEDGIVRNVQIKSSSGTYMHPITKICLIYPAEGFPE
- the LOC138053900 gene encoding uncharacterized protein; its protein translation is MDIRTYIDLGSSDETWYCSNCTFLFNFADTFLEESTTGDINASLQSSLSGSTDCVRYIFTKVLFLNARSIRNKVFDLQALLFMDSFDVVVIVETWLDRKYQDFELKLEGYNIFRKDRCNRRGGGVLIAVRNHISCIHRSDLEVKLEMIALEIRPNPTICVLLSAFYRLPDADELFLSQLREFLVKYSRTGLSNLVVTGDFNFPHIDWNLGCPTKPDPETEDLCNILDDFFLVQKNLHATRDLRNSGPSGNILDLVLTNNDILVEDVVVHPRAFDSDHHSITFKFHAEMRRPKNIQGKVYCYKKVDFKDSVDVNSPTTDVVNPNLLLNVTTTAFEVQGILRRFDIHKSPGVDNIPSRILQICAKKLSVPLSHLFNLSLRSGVMPTLWKSANITPIHKTNNKEFVENYRSISLLPIPAKCLERLVHTAIYAYVSPYLAEWQHGFVKGKSCETQLVLTHPQWVTALDEGRQVDIAFLDFSKAFDRVNHSILPRKLCGFGISGSLLQWCERYLSNRWQRTVLDGVSSTWLEVPSGVPQGSILGSLSFLVFISELPDVVLPGNTIALFADDCKISRVIDDASDQCCFQRDLDNLHQWSIRNAMVFNVKK